A stretch of Bradyrhizobium sp. CCBAU 53338 DNA encodes these proteins:
- a CDS encoding efflux RND transporter periplasmic adaptor subunit: protein MRTRLSDFNLAGDEAKRPAVFGILWRISAILVVFFSAGAGHVDAQERRPEGQFDCLIQPKMVLKLGTSVPGLLNEVLVDRGDVIKKGDVVARLESGVEQAAVLLAKARAENDATVRSSIAKLEFQRRKDERSKLLRKNDAVSVAVADEAETSARVAEQDVEEAKVNFALAGLELARANEVLKLRTIRSPIDGVVVERKLGPGEYAFDQAHLLTISQIDPLLVEVFVPLSQFGKIHVGASAEVLPEAPVGGRYTARVTVVDQVFDAASGTIGVRLELPNPNYALPAGLKCRVRFPGVG from the coding sequence TTGCGGACGCGGCTTTCGGATTTCAATCTCGCCGGCGACGAAGCCAAGCGTCCGGCCGTATTCGGCATCTTGTGGAGGATCTCCGCCATTTTGGTCGTCTTTTTCTCCGCGGGAGCAGGACACGTCGACGCGCAGGAGCGAAGGCCGGAGGGGCAGTTCGATTGCCTGATACAGCCGAAAATGGTCCTCAAGCTTGGAACATCCGTGCCGGGTCTCCTGAACGAGGTGCTGGTCGATCGCGGTGACGTCATCAAGAAGGGAGATGTCGTTGCTCGCCTCGAATCGGGGGTCGAACAGGCGGCGGTGTTGCTGGCGAAGGCTCGTGCCGAGAACGACGCGACGGTTCGCTCGAGTATCGCCAAGCTTGAATTCCAGCGGCGCAAGGACGAGCGATCCAAGTTATTGCGCAAGAACGATGCGGTCTCGGTCGCGGTTGCCGACGAGGCTGAGACGAGTGCGCGCGTTGCCGAACAGGATGTCGAGGAAGCAAAGGTCAACTTCGCGCTCGCCGGGCTGGAATTGGCCCGCGCCAACGAAGTCCTCAAACTGCGTACCATCCGCAGCCCCATCGACGGCGTGGTCGTCGAGCGCAAGCTGGGGCCTGGCGAATATGCGTTCGATCAGGCCCATCTCCTGACGATTTCGCAAATCGATCCGCTGTTGGTCGAAGTTTTTGTTCCGCTCAGCCAGTTCGGGAAGATCCATGTGGGAGCCTCGGCGGAGGTGCTTCCGGAGGCGCCGGTAGGAGGCCGATACACCGCACGCGTGACGGTGGTCGATCAAGTCTTCGACGCGGCGAGCGGGACGATCGGTGTTCGCCTTGAATTGCCGAACCCCAATTATGCGCTTCCTGCAGGTCTCAAATGTCGCGTTCGTTTTCCTGGTGTCGGTTGA
- a CDS encoding glycosyltransferase family 87 protein, whose translation MAELFTGRQTRYARYLIEVLTVVLLLMTSWFSRWGRWQNRKILDFDTFYIVAQRVWHGDVERAYYIDQMLRMEMDASGGPFKPMPWTYPPQFDLLVAPLALLPVGGAYFLFVAATLSFYLLILKAISQSGFTLISFLLLPSLLITLIGGQNGFLTGGLIGLACLTIERRQVVAGLSLGAMVVKPHLAVAFAVYVVLARRWIALVIAIGVVLSSSIICTVLLGPGIWSAFFVSVHASADSLARGGVYPLYRMVSVYAGLRTAGFPASLAFLGQVVAAILSLFIIAFVLYRRLPTRWCVGLAAVTSLLISPYAYDYDLLILGMGIAILLPEITRRANAGERITIYSMMLFAECSGVLQALRVGTLNENVDLIEHQVASFGGFAVVGLVLLILRVLLRDAGPGALCKNEVPAHGAEVGSN comes from the coding sequence TTGGCCGAATTATTTACAGGAAGGCAAACGAGGTATGCGCGCTATCTTATAGAGGTCCTGACGGTTGTTCTTCTCCTGATGACAAGCTGGTTTTCCCGATGGGGGAGGTGGCAGAATAGGAAGATCCTCGATTTCGATACATTTTACATTGTCGCTCAAAGGGTTTGGCATGGCGACGTCGAGCGGGCCTACTATATTGATCAAATGCTCAGGATGGAGATGGATGCGTCCGGCGGACCGTTTAAACCCATGCCCTGGACATATCCGCCCCAGTTCGATTTGCTGGTCGCTCCCTTGGCCCTCCTGCCTGTCGGAGGGGCATACTTCCTTTTTGTTGCGGCAACGCTAAGCTTCTACCTTCTGATACTTAAGGCGATTTCCCAGAGCGGCTTCACGCTAATATCGTTCCTGCTTCTGCCCAGTTTGCTGATCACGCTTATCGGAGGTCAGAATGGCTTTCTGACGGGGGGGCTTATCGGCCTTGCGTGTCTGACAATCGAACGACGGCAGGTAGTGGCTGGACTGAGCCTTGGTGCAATGGTGGTCAAGCCACACCTTGCTGTCGCTTTCGCTGTGTATGTCGTATTAGCACGCCGCTGGATCGCGCTTGTCATAGCAATTGGTGTGGTTCTTTCGAGTTCTATCATTTGCACCGTATTGCTCGGCCCCGGTATCTGGAGCGCCTTCTTTGTAAGCGTACACGCTTCCGCTGATTCGCTTGCCCGCGGCGGCGTCTACCCATTGTATCGAATGGTGTCGGTCTATGCTGGGCTCCGAACAGCCGGATTTCCCGCTTCGCTGGCGTTTTTGGGTCAGGTCGTCGCGGCGATCCTTTCCCTGTTCATTATCGCCTTCGTGCTCTACCGCAGACTACCGACGCGCTGGTGCGTGGGTCTGGCGGCGGTTACCTCGCTGTTGATCAGCCCTTACGCGTACGATTACGATTTGCTTATCCTCGGTATGGGCATTGCCATTTTGCTGCCCGAAATCACAAGGCGGGCAAATGCGGGTGAGCGCATAACCATATACAGCATGATGCTGTTTGCGGAATGTTCGGGAGTCCTCCAAGCTTTGCGCGTGGGAACTCTGAACGAAAACGTTGATTTGATCGAGCATCAGGTTGCTTCGTTTGGCGGCTTCGCCGTTGTAGGGCTAGTTTTGTTGATACTTCGCGTTCTGTTGCGAGATGCCGGCCCGGGTGCTTTGTGCAAGAATGAAGTACCTGCTCACGGCGCGGAGGTCGGAAGCAATTAG
- a CDS encoding preprotein translocase subunit SecA — MSKSVMDLDHRDLAVGRPYPERADREPAVHDRVAEYLAKGLFQRAFDRIRDPVRTLMPIVEHAAAHENTLRIMSDEKLRLQVSGIRAQLRNSGFTPPLVGRCFALVREAASRTIGQRHYDVQLIAGFGLLKGRLVEMATGEGKTIAATLPAATVALAGYPVHLITVNDYLAHRDADEMRPLYEFLGLSVGAVVQGMPKSERRRAYASAVTYCTNKELAFDYLRDRVALAHRSSSLHLSLDRLRGNFRRNEDLVLRGLYFGIVDEADSVFIDEARTPLILSSSTGAAEERLQCEQGLQFARSLVAGEHYEIDLAERSLALTKEGCREIGRLAEELHGVWSSVRAREELVTQALSAMMLFNRDQHYVVMDGKVQIVDESTGRVMPDRSWERGLHQLIEIKEDCELTDRRETLARITYQRLFRRYIRLSGMTGTAREVAREIKSVYGLDVVRIPLNRPSQRRVDRPLVCTTPAEKLRIIADRVERLAVAEGRAVLIGTRSVGASEEISAALNARGIEHALLNAKQDQDEAEVVARAGEPARVTVATNMAGRGTDIRLDPGVAARGGLHVILTEYHDSRRVDRQLFGRCARQGDPGSCEAIVSLQDDVFMIHAGSMTRLIARLVSTRIPVPLRVYQSLRWLAQFQAERRHGYVRVQNVKLDRRLDRVLAFSGRGE, encoded by the coding sequence ATGTCTAAGAGCGTGATGGATCTCGATCACCGCGACCTGGCGGTTGGCCGTCCCTATCCGGAGCGCGCGGACCGCGAGCCGGCGGTTCACGATCGAGTGGCCGAATATCTGGCGAAAGGACTGTTTCAACGCGCCTTCGACCGGATCCGCGATCCGGTTCGCACGTTGATGCCTATCGTCGAGCATGCCGCGGCGCATGAGAATACCCTGCGGATCATGAGCGACGAAAAATTGCGTCTCCAGGTGTCGGGTATCCGCGCGCAACTGCGGAATTCGGGGTTTACGCCGCCTCTCGTCGGCCGATGCTTTGCACTGGTGCGGGAGGCAGCGTCGCGGACCATCGGTCAGCGGCATTATGACGTCCAGCTGATTGCGGGATTCGGGCTGCTGAAGGGCAGGCTGGTGGAGATGGCGACCGGTGAAGGCAAGACCATTGCTGCCACGCTGCCTGCGGCCACGGTGGCGCTTGCCGGGTATCCCGTGCATCTCATTACAGTCAACGATTATCTTGCCCATCGCGACGCAGACGAGATGAGGCCGCTTTACGAGTTCCTCGGCCTGAGTGTCGGGGCCGTGGTACAGGGCATGCCGAAATCCGAGCGGCGTCGCGCCTATGCGAGCGCGGTGACATACTGCACCAACAAGGAGCTCGCGTTCGACTACTTGCGCGACCGTGTCGCGCTGGCGCATCGTAGCAGCAGTTTGCACCTATCGCTCGATCGTCTGCGCGGCAATTTCAGACGGAACGAGGATCTCGTGTTGCGCGGGCTCTATTTCGGCATCGTCGATGAAGCAGACAGCGTATTCATCGACGAAGCGCGCACGCCCCTCATTCTGTCGTCGTCGACGGGAGCCGCCGAGGAAAGGCTGCAATGCGAGCAAGGTCTTCAGTTCGCGCGCTCTCTCGTTGCGGGAGAGCACTACGAGATAGATCTCGCAGAGCGAAGTCTCGCGCTGACCAAGGAAGGCTGCCGAGAGATCGGCAGGCTCGCCGAGGAGCTGCATGGTGTTTGGAGTTCGGTTCGGGCTCGCGAGGAGCTTGTGACCCAGGCTCTCTCGGCAATGATGCTGTTCAACCGCGATCAGCACTATGTCGTCATGGACGGCAAGGTGCAAATCGTGGACGAGTCGACGGGACGCGTGATGCCCGACCGCTCCTGGGAACGCGGCCTTCATCAACTCATCGAGATCAAGGAAGATTGCGAACTCACGGATCGGCGCGAGACCCTCGCCCGCATCACCTATCAGCGGCTGTTTCGTCGTTACATTCGCCTGTCCGGAATGACGGGTACGGCCCGTGAGGTCGCGCGGGAGATCAAGTCCGTGTACGGCCTCGATGTCGTTCGTATCCCGCTGAACCGGCCTTCGCAGCGCCGGGTGGATCGCCCTCTGGTATGCACGACCCCGGCCGAGAAGCTGCGGATCATTGCCGACCGGGTGGAGCGGTTGGCCGTGGCCGAGGGCAGGGCGGTGTTGATCGGCACGCGCTCGGTAGGGGCGTCCGAGGAGATCAGCGCCGCCTTGAATGCGCGTGGCATTGAACATGCGCTGTTGAATGCGAAGCAGGACCAGGATGAGGCTGAAGTCGTCGCAAGGGCTGGCGAGCCCGCGCGGGTCACGGTGGCGACGAACATGGCGGGTCGCGGCACCGATATCCGGCTCGACCCGGGCGTTGCCGCGCGGGGCGGCCTGCATGTCATCCTGACCGAATACCACGATTCCCGGCGGGTCGATCGCCAACTGTTCGGCCGTTGCGCGCGGCAGGGCGATCCCGGCAGTTGTGAGGCGATAGTTTCGCTTCAGGACGACGTGTTCATGATCCATGCAGGATCGATGACGCGCCTGATTGCGCGACTTGTCAGCACGCGCATTCCTGTTCCGCTGCGGGTCTACCAGTCTTTGCGCTGGCTGGCTCAATTCCAGGCGGAACGACGACATGGCTATGTGCGCGTTCAGAACGTGAAGCTGGACCGCCGGCTCGACCGGGTGCTTGCGTTTTCGGGGAGAGGCGAATGA
- a CDS encoding UbiA family prenyltransferase, with product MVELADVVMGGDLSLQSIFALLGKHPAGVFELLMSFCRAEADTNLSAPRSTLDISLLPYNKTMLAQIRQVLCAGRRVYLISDEDRWHTQRIADHLGLFAGVIINDDRDEPNSKATLEMRLAKAFGAGGFERLTLPITASRSWVDLLERMRLWTRLFRVHQWSKNALVFVPLITAHQFELLAFGHAATAFVGFSLAASGIYIVNDLVDIDADRNHPRKRSRPIAAGSIRASHGLIAAVALVTIAIMAASSVSPLLTAVLGSYLCLTIAYSFVLKRKMLLDVIALAALYTIRVVGGAVAISVPSSEWLLGFSMFVFMALALIKRYVELTTGLDADLPDPANRNYKRGDLTIVASLAAAASFNAVTVFALYISSETVHRLYRHPYNLWLICPILMYWLGRALMMAHRREMDDDPILFALKDRNSVFLFVLVGVILLSAI from the coding sequence GTGGTCGAGCTTGCCGACGTCGTGATGGGTGGTGATCTCTCATTGCAATCCATCTTTGCCCTACTTGGCAAGCATCCTGCCGGTGTTTTCGAATTGCTCATGAGTTTTTGTCGGGCCGAAGCAGACACCAACTTGTCGGCCCCAAGGTCGACTTTGGACATCTCACTCCTTCCCTATAACAAAACTATGCTTGCCCAAATCCGGCAAGTCCTGTGCGCGGGCAGGCGTGTTTATCTGATCTCCGATGAGGATCGGTGGCACACGCAACGGATAGCAGATCATCTTGGACTGTTTGCTGGAGTTATCATCAACGATGATCGTGACGAACCGAACTCCAAGGCTACGCTGGAGATGCGACTTGCAAAAGCGTTCGGAGCTGGCGGCTTCGAACGCTTAACGCTTCCTATCACCGCATCGCGGAGTTGGGTAGATCTCCTCGAACGAATGCGCCTCTGGACCAGACTGTTCAGGGTGCACCAATGGTCAAAGAACGCGCTTGTATTCGTACCGCTGATAACCGCTCATCAGTTTGAGCTCCTCGCATTCGGCCACGCTGCCACAGCCTTCGTAGGGTTCTCTCTGGCAGCTTCTGGCATTTATATCGTGAACGATCTGGTGGATATCGATGCAGATCGGAACCATCCGCGAAAAAGGAGCCGACCGATAGCCGCCGGCTCGATACGTGCTTCGCACGGTCTCATTGCCGCGGTCGCCCTCGTTACGATTGCAATAATGGCGGCCAGCTCAGTGTCTCCGTTACTTACCGCAGTGCTAGGCTCCTATCTCTGTCTGACGATTGCATATTCTTTCGTACTGAAGCGGAAGATGCTGCTAGATGTCATTGCTCTCGCGGCGCTTTACACGATTCGGGTCGTAGGTGGCGCGGTCGCTATTTCAGTGCCTTCATCAGAATGGCTACTTGGCTTTTCGATGTTCGTCTTCATGGCGCTGGCCTTGATCAAGCGCTACGTGGAGCTGACGACAGGGCTCGACGCTGATTTGCCGGACCCAGCAAACAGGAATTACAAAAGGGGCGATTTAACCATTGTGGCTTCGCTTGCGGCGGCCGCGTCATTCAATGCGGTCACCGTATTTGCGCTCTACATTTCCTCTGAGACGGTTCATCGCTTGTATCGTCATCCGTACAATCTCTGGCTGATTTGTCCCATTCTCATGTACTGGTTGGGACGGGCATTGATGATGGCACATAGGCGAGAAATGGACGATGATCCGATTTTATTTGCTCTGAAGGACCGCAATAGTGTTTTTCTATTCGTTCTCGTCGGAGTTATCTTGTTGAGCGCGATCTGA
- a CDS encoding PqqD family peptide modification chaperone has protein sequence MNAPLLSNWWYRVAARKPKLRAHARLHRHIYRGEVWYLLQDPASSRVHRFSPSARLIVSLMDGTHSVEQLWELANRHLGEDAPSQDDLIQLLGQLHAADLLESDVTPDVAELFARSEREQRARHLRSYGNPMAIRIPLFDPDRMLNRWAGLVRLIWSGWGAIAWLAVVFPAFILVWPHWPELSHNFSDRVLAIDNLFIIYLVFPAIKALHELGHASATKAGGGEVHDLGIILLVLLPVPYVDASAATVFRSKYRRALVGAGGMGVELFVASIAFYLWLLVEPGLVRAVLFNVMLIASVSTLLFNGNPLLRYDAYYILVDLIEIPNLAARSARYWGYLLERYLLGVSDLERPDASGMERAWFLFYGLASTAYRIMVTIFIALFIAGQFFFIGVILAAWAVAAMAILPIVKAVRHLIENPRLRKHRARSVAVTAGLVLGLAVFLFTVPMPYHSNVEGVLWLPEEAMVRAASNGFVHELLVTPGTQVALGDPLVESREPTLVAQLRRSEAKVTELQAEYAAEFVSDRAKAQIVRDKLELERANLSLARDRASDLVARARSDGVFVVPQMVDIPGRYYRRGELLGYVVGNTTPLARVVVPQEAVDRVRLTTDRIEVRPVDQPRLILKGRVLRAVPAAGEYLPSAALSVEGGGDIATDPRDAKGPKTLQRTFQFDIELEGLEAVDHFGQHVFVRFEHRREPLAVQWYRSVRLLLLTNFHV, from the coding sequence GTGAACGCGCCGTTGCTCAGCAATTGGTGGTATCGAGTTGCAGCGCGAAAGCCGAAGTTGCGTGCGCACGCCCGATTGCATCGGCACATCTATCGCGGTGAAGTGTGGTACCTGTTGCAGGATCCCGCCTCGTCGCGGGTGCATCGCTTCAGCCCGTCGGCCCGACTGATCGTCTCGCTCATGGACGGAACGCATTCCGTCGAACAGTTGTGGGAGCTTGCGAACCGTCATCTGGGTGAAGATGCACCCAGCCAGGACGACCTCATCCAGCTGCTCGGCCAGCTGCATGCCGCGGACCTGCTGGAAAGCGACGTAACCCCTGATGTCGCCGAGCTGTTTGCTCGCAGCGAGCGCGAGCAAAGGGCGCGTCATTTGCGTTCCTATGGCAATCCCATGGCGATCCGCATCCCGCTGTTCGACCCGGATCGGATGCTTAATCGCTGGGCGGGTCTTGTACGGCTTATCTGGAGCGGATGGGGAGCCATCGCGTGGCTGGCCGTCGTGTTTCCGGCCTTCATTCTGGTCTGGCCACATTGGCCGGAGCTCAGCCACAATTTCAGTGACCGTGTGTTGGCGATCGACAATCTGTTCATCATCTATCTGGTTTTTCCTGCGATCAAGGCGTTGCACGAGCTGGGACATGCCTCCGCCACCAAGGCCGGAGGCGGAGAGGTCCACGATCTCGGCATCATCCTGTTGGTACTGCTGCCGGTTCCCTACGTCGATGCGTCGGCCGCCACCGTTTTCAGATCCAAGTATCGGCGCGCTCTCGTCGGTGCGGGCGGCATGGGTGTCGAACTCTTTGTTGCGTCGATCGCGTTCTATCTGTGGCTCCTGGTCGAGCCGGGCCTGGTGCGGGCAGTCCTTTTCAATGTCATGCTGATCGCGAGCGTCTCGACGCTTCTGTTCAACGGCAATCCGCTGCTGCGCTACGACGCCTATTACATTCTGGTGGATCTCATCGAGATTCCGAATCTGGCGGCGCGGTCGGCGCGTTACTGGGGCTATTTGTTGGAGCGGTATCTGCTCGGGGTCTCCGACCTGGAGCGTCCCGATGCTTCCGGCATGGAGCGGGCATGGTTCTTGTTCTACGGCCTCGCTTCGACCGCCTACCGCATCATGGTGACGATCTTCATTGCGCTGTTCATCGCGGGACAATTCTTCTTCATCGGCGTTATTCTTGCCGCCTGGGCGGTCGCGGCGATGGCGATTCTTCCGATCGTAAAGGCGGTGCGGCACCTGATCGAAAACCCCCGCCTGCGCAAGCATCGCGCCCGTTCTGTTGCGGTAACGGCCGGACTCGTGCTCGGCCTGGCCGTCTTTCTGTTCACCGTTCCGATGCCCTACCATTCCAACGTCGAGGGCGTGCTTTGGCTGCCGGAAGAAGCAATGGTGCGTGCAGCTTCGAATGGCTTCGTCCATGAACTCCTGGTTACGCCGGGAACGCAGGTCGCTCTGGGTGACCCGTTGGTTGAGAGTAGAGAGCCGACACTCGTTGCGCAGTTGCGCAGGAGCGAGGCCAAGGTAACGGAACTTCAGGCCGAATATGCCGCGGAGTTCGTGTCGGATCGGGCAAAGGCCCAGATTGTCCGCGACAAGCTTGAACTCGAGCGCGCAAATCTGAGCCTCGCCCGCGATCGCGCTTCGGACCTTGTGGCGCGTGCTCGCAGCGATGGCGTGTTTGTCGTACCGCAGATGGTCGATATTCCCGGCCGCTACTACCGTCGGGGTGAGCTGCTTGGCTACGTTGTCGGCAACACGACGCCGCTGGCACGCGTCGTTGTGCCTCAGGAGGCCGTCGACAGGGTACGCCTCACGACCGATCGCATTGAGGTCCGTCCGGTGGACCAGCCGCGGCTGATCCTGAAGGGGCGCGTATTGCGGGCGGTGCCGGCCGCCGGCGAATATCTCCCCAGCGCGGCGCTGAGTGTCGAGGGAGGCGGGGATATTGCGACCGATCCGCGCGATGCGAAGGGGCCAAAGACGCTGCAGCGGACCTTTCAATTCGACATCGAGCTTGAAGGCCTGGAGGCGGTGGACCACTTCGGCCAGCATGTCTTCGTTCGGTTCGAACATCGAAGGGAGCCGCTGGCAGTACAATGGTATCGCAGCGTCAGGCTGCTATTGTTGACGAACTTCCATGTCTAA
- a CDS encoding cold-shock protein, translating into MLEGTIKTYHGDRAFGFIRPDSGGTDIFFHLKSCSPGLTPEAGARVTYNLAPDQRSGKRQAVGVRVLANAHPVPVLTRYVRSPRLQR; encoded by the coding sequence ATGCTGGAAGGTACAATCAAGACGTATCATGGCGACAGGGCGTTCGGTTTCATCAGGCCGGATTCCGGCGGCACTGACATCTTCTTTCATCTCAAATCGTGTTCTCCCGGCCTCACACCCGAGGCCGGTGCCCGGGTGACCTACAATCTTGCTCCTGATCAGCGGTCCGGCAAGCGGCAGGCCGTCGGCGTCCGGGTCCTCGCCAATGCGCATCCCGTGCCGGTCCTGACGCGCTATGTCAGATCACCGCGCCTGCAGCGCTGA
- a CDS encoding efflux RND transporter periplasmic adaptor subunit: protein MSTASPIYSFTEDAARAESIAWAKFSAAKDSSEFCASWLAILCLQVERVGGGLLLLGPDKDGSYVPAAVWPHPGLDMQYLSPAAERALTERRGIVLPSEGQGAVREHHAFIGYPIEMSGTLHGVVVLDIGPGPEAALQRALRLLHWASAWLIDQFRKGALEERDARLARMGLAMDIVATAMQERYFSAAALAVANELAGRLACDRVSVGLERSGSIEVKAISHTATFDARMDLGRRIGNAMDEVLDLDVALVFPPRDDVESAALAHADLAREYRDIAVCSVPLADGGHATGVLTLERTAGEPFDIETIELCKTVGALLGPILKLKRESERSVVRHAATSLHHGLELLFGPRHPGAKLIGLLLVGVILFCSVATGTYRVAAKTVIEGAVQRIAAAPFDGYIAESFVRAGDTVHAGQVLCKLDDRELKLEQTRLSSEREQLDRKYRQALAAQERATMTILQAQIEQVDAMLSLVTDKLARATLVAPFDGIVVAGDLHQLLGTPVELGKMLFTVAPLDSYRVILQVEERDISYIKLGQEGELTLSGIPQRGMGFSVEQMTPVSTAQEGRNYFRVEARLQNASERVRPGMEGVGKVDVGERKLIWIWTHNFVDWVRLSIWKWLF, encoded by the coding sequence ATGAGCACTGCGTCCCCGATCTATTCCTTCACCGAGGACGCAGCGCGGGCCGAATCGATCGCCTGGGCCAAATTCTCGGCCGCCAAGGACAGCTCCGAGTTTTGCGCGAGCTGGCTCGCAATCCTTTGCCTGCAGGTCGAGCGGGTCGGCGGCGGGCTTCTGCTGCTGGGGCCCGACAAGGATGGGAGCTACGTGCCCGCGGCGGTGTGGCCCCACCCCGGTCTGGACATGCAATATCTCAGCCCGGCCGCCGAACGGGCTCTGACCGAGCGTCGCGGAATCGTGCTGCCCTCGGAGGGCCAGGGCGCTGTGCGCGAGCATCATGCGTTTATCGGCTATCCGATTGAGATGTCCGGCACCCTGCATGGGGTCGTGGTGCTCGATATCGGGCCCGGCCCGGAAGCTGCGCTGCAACGGGCTTTGCGGTTGCTGCATTGGGCGAGCGCCTGGCTGATCGACCAGTTCCGCAAAGGGGCGCTCGAGGAGCGCGACGCGCGGCTCGCGCGAATGGGGCTCGCCATGGATATCGTGGCGACTGCGATGCAGGAGCGCTACTTCTCGGCCGCTGCCCTGGCTGTCGCCAACGAACTTGCGGGGCGCCTGGCGTGTGATCGTGTGAGCGTGGGGCTCGAGCGTTCGGGCAGTATCGAGGTCAAGGCGATCTCGCATACCGCGACGTTCGACGCCAGAATGGATCTTGGCCGGCGCATCGGAAACGCCATGGACGAGGTGCTCGACCTCGACGTTGCGCTGGTGTTTCCTCCACGCGACGATGTGGAGAGCGCGGCCCTCGCGCATGCCGATCTCGCACGCGAGTATAGGGATATCGCGGTCTGCTCGGTGCCGCTCGCAGATGGCGGGCACGCAACCGGCGTGCTGACCCTGGAACGGACCGCGGGCGAGCCGTTCGACATCGAGACCATCGAGCTCTGCAAAACGGTCGGCGCACTGCTTGGTCCGATCCTGAAGCTCAAGCGCGAAAGCGAACGCAGCGTCGTGCGACACGCCGCGACCTCGCTGCACCATGGCCTGGAGCTCTTGTTCGGACCGCGCCATCCCGGCGCCAAGCTCATCGGTCTCTTGCTGGTGGGCGTCATCCTGTTCTGCAGTGTTGCGACGGGCACGTATCGTGTTGCGGCAAAGACGGTGATCGAAGGAGCGGTACAACGGATCGCCGCGGCACCGTTCGACGGGTATATCGCAGAAAGTTTCGTCCGCGCAGGCGACACCGTGCATGCGGGGCAGGTGTTGTGCAAACTCGACGACCGGGAGCTCAAGCTCGAACAAACGCGATTGTCGTCCGAGCGCGAGCAGCTCGACCGCAAATATCGGCAGGCGCTGGCCGCACAGGAACGCGCGACCATGACGATCCTGCAGGCCCAGATCGAGCAGGTCGACGCCATGCTGTCGCTCGTCACCGACAAGCTCGCCCGTGCCACGCTGGTTGCGCCTTTCGACGGCATCGTCGTCGCGGGCGACCTTCACCAGCTCCTCGGGACGCCGGTCGAACTGGGCAAGATGCTCTTTACGGTCGCGCCACTGGACAGCTATCGCGTCATCCTGCAGGTCGAGGAGCGAGACATTTCCTACATCAAGCTCGGTCAAGAGGGCGAGTTGACGCTTTCGGGAATCCCGCAGCGAGGAATGGGCTTCTCCGTCGAGCAGATGACGCCGGTCTCGACCGCCCAGGAGGGCCGCAACTACTTCCGGGTCGAGGCGCGGCTGCAGAATGCATCCGAACGCGTGCGTCCCGGCATGGAGGGCGTTGGAAAGGTCGATGTCGGCGAGCGCAAGCTGATCTGGATATGGACTCACAATTTCGTGGACTGGGTTCGCCTGTCGATTTGGAAATGGCTGTTCTGA
- a CDS encoding pilus assembly protein N-terminal domain-containing protein, giving the protein MKPIILPAVLMSLFTLVGGTASAQHMQEIVATETIELRAEQARTFTLDQPVNKFSLSVEDIAQVIPETDRVFTIRGLKAGRVMMTAYAADGQVVHRANVIVDQTQGLVKIYRAEVKDYVGFFCTSLSCGRADPDAKPLPYGATPEAQQRQQQRSEGGSATPAKESP; this is encoded by the coding sequence ATGAAGCCAATCATTTTGCCGGCCGTGCTGATGTCGCTCTTTACCCTCGTCGGCGGCACCGCAAGCGCGCAGCACATGCAGGAGATCGTCGCGACCGAGACGATCGAGCTTCGGGCCGAGCAGGCCCGCACCTTCACGCTGGATCAGCCGGTGAACAAATTCTCCCTCTCGGTCGAAGACATCGCGCAGGTCATTCCGGAAACCGACCGCGTCTTCACGATCCGGGGGCTGAAGGCCGGTCGGGTGATGATGACGGCCTATGCCGCCGACGGTCAGGTCGTCCACCGCGCCAACGTCATCGTGGACCAGACCCAGGGGCTGGTGAAGATCTACCGCGCCGAGGTGAAGGATTATGTCGGCTTTTTCTGCACCAGTCTTTCCTGCGGCCGAGCCGACCCCGATGCCAAGCCGCTGCCTTACGGGGCGACGCCGGAGGCCCAGCAGCGGCAGCAGCAGCGGAGCGAGGGCGGCAGCGCCACGCCGGCGAAAGAGTCGCCCTGA